One window of the Maylandia zebra isolate NMK-2024a linkage group LG19, Mzebra_GT3a, whole genome shotgun sequence genome contains the following:
- the fosl2 gene encoding fos-related antigen 2 gives MYQDYSGNYDTSSRGSSTSPAQPESFTSGSSTIGSPISTSSYQKYRVDMPGSNSAFIPTINAITTSQDLQWMVQPTVITSMSNPYSRSHPYGHHLTNGPSLLAHNPLARPGVIRSIGDTRRGRKRDEQLTPEEEEKRRVRRERNKLAAAKCRNRRRELTEMLQGETEKLEEEKADLQKEIETLQKEKDKLEFMLVAHNPVCKLPIDERHQPSGQQCNPLPLTMRTNMGTRAQMNQVVVKQEPEDRDENMGKLQRSIIKPICLGSSSIGGGMYSPDGDSLNTPVVAASTPAATPNAPNLIFTYPNMVEPESPSPSSESCSKAHRRSSSSGDQSSDSLNSPTLLAL, from the exons ATGTACCAGGACTACTCCGGGAACTACGACACCTCGTCCCGCGGCAGCAGCACCTCTCCGGCCCAGCCAGAGTCCTTCACAAGCGGCAGCAGCACGATCGGAAGTCCGATCTCTACCTCAAGCTACCAG AAGTACAGGGTTGACATGCCCGGCTCCAACAGTGCCTTTATTCCCACAATCAATGCAATCACGACAAGCCAAGACCTGCAGTGGATGGTGCAGCCCACTGTCATCACCTCTATGTCCAACCCTTACTCCCGCTCCCACCCATATGGCCATCACCTGACCAATGGTCCCAGTCTGCTTGCGCACAACCCACTGGCTCGGCCTGGGGTCATCCGCTCTATCGGGGACACCAGGAGAGGACGCAAGAGGGATGAACAG CTGACcccagaggaagaggagaagaggagggtGAGGCGTGAGAGGAATAAGTTAGCAGCGGCAAAGTGCCGTAACCGTCGGCGGGAGCTCACCGAGATGCTGCAAGGG GAAACCgagaagctggaggaggagaaggcAGACCTGCAGAAAGAGATCGAGACCCTGCAGAAGGAGAAAGACAAGCTGGAGTTCATGCTTGTTGCCCACAATCCCGTGTGCAAGCTGCCCATCGACGAGCGCCACCAGCCATCCGGGCAGCAGTGTAATCCGCTCCCACTCACCATGCGCACCAACATGGGCACACGGGCTCAGATGAATCAAGTGGTGGTGAAGCAGGAGCCCGAGGACAGGGACGAAAATATGGGCAAGCTTCAGCGCTCAATCATCAAGCCCATTTGTCTGGGAAGCAGCAGCATCGGTGGCGGGATGTACAGCCCAGATGGAGACAGCCTGAACACTCCAGTGGTGGCAGCATCTACTCCGGCTGCCACACCAAATGCTCCAAACCTCATATTCACCTACCCCAACATGGTGGAGCCCGAAAGCCCCTCGCCCTCTTCTGAATCCTGCTCCAAGGCCCACcggcgcagcagcagcagcggcgacCAGTCCTCAGACTCCCTCAACTCACCGACCCTCCTGGCCCTCTGA
- the LOC101468020 gene encoding uncharacterized protein LOC101468020 isoform X2 — MASLMWGLVCVIGVVLAPGSLGTFSQPRSHITPPIPRVSPQVPPKFYGRLDDNRSTVQTSDEALNDEKFHQHQADDFTVQGVQEQRKARADAGTYSTSQPLQKSPKLLSPLQDKAAPLGSWKPAGDSRGSIRTNAATRTNCRNRPIDLVFIIDSSRSVRPAEFEKAKEFLVDMVDSLAIGSDATRVGLVNYASTVQIEFLLNTYSDKSHVKQALARVEPLASGTMTGMAIKTAMDKAFTMEAGARAGSASIAKVAIIVTDGRPQDKVEEVSASARAAGIEIYAVGVDRADVASLRLMASQPYDDHVFYVETYGVIEKLTSKFRETLCGLEPCAQGHNCQHICVNSGDSYNCKCRPGYILNLDMKTCSRSDPCARGNDCQHICINSDDSYTCKCRVGYVLNADQKTCSRSDPCAHGHDCQHTCVNSDDSYICKCRVGYVLNPDKKTCSRSDTCPQGHDCQHICFSTGDSYMCKCKMGYTLNPDQKTCSRLDFCAKGHDCQHICVHSDDSYLCECHVGYVLNADQKTCSRSSSDACAQGHDCQHICVNNGNSYICKCRVGYVLNVDQKTCSQEMRSEITEDACMCEAQIVFQKKVQSTIQELSRKLDELSDKVNQIESHQQY; from the exons ATGGCTTCATTAATGTGGGGACTGGTCTGCGTTATCGGCGTTGTCCTGGCACCGGGATCTTTAGGCACTTTCTCACAGCCCCGGTCGCACATTACGCCCCCAATTCCACGAGTGTCCCCGCAGGTCCCCCCGAAGTTCTATGGGCGCCTCGACGATAACAGATCTACTGTCCAAACCTCCGACGAAGCACTAAATGACGAAAAATTTCACCAGCACCAGGCGGATGATTTTACCGTCCAAGGAGTCCAGGAGCAGCGGAAGGCGCGAGCAG ATGCTGGCACATATTCCACGTCTCAGCCACTACAAAAAAGTCCAAAGCTGCTTTCACCGCTGCAAGACAAAGCTGCACCACTTGGATCCTGGAAGCCTGCTGGAGACTCCAGAGGATCCATCAGAACTAATGCAG caaCAAGAACCAACTGCAGAAATCGACCAATAGATCTGGTTTTCATCATTGACAGCTCCCGCAGTGTACGTCCTGCTGAGTTTGAAAAAGCCAAGGAGTTCCTGGTGGACATGGTGGACAGTTTGGCCATTGGCTCTGATGCCACTCGAGTAGGCCTCGTCAATTATGCCAGCACCGTGCAAATCGAGTTTCTGCTGAACACATATTCTGACAAGTCCCATGTGAAGCAGGCACTGGCCCGTGTTGAGCCCCTTGCTTCAGGCACCATGACAGGGATGGCCATTAAGACGGCCATGGACAAAGCTTTCACCATGGAGGCAGGAGCCCGAGCTGGCTCTGCAAGCATCGCCAAGGTGGCCATCATAGTGACAGATGGGAGGCCCCAGGACAAGGTGGAGGAAGTGTCAGCATCAGCACGAGCAGCAGGAATCGAGATCTACGCTGTGGGAGTAGACAGAGCTGATGTGGCGTCCCTCCGACTCATGGCCAGCCAACCTTATGATGACCATGTCTTCTATGTGGAGACTTATGGTGTCATAGAGAAGCTCACTTCCAAATTTAGGGAAACTTTGTGTG GTTTGGAGCCATGTGCTCAGGGACACAACTGCCAGCATATTTGTGTCAACAGTGGCGACTCTTACAACTGTAAGTGTCGCCCGGGCTACATCCTTAACCTGGACATGAAAACATGCTCAC GTTCAGATCCATGTGCCCGGGGAAATGACTGCCAACACATTTGTATCAACAGTGATGACTCGTACACCTGCAAGTGTCGAGTTGGATATGTACTGAATGCGGACCAGAAAACATGCTCAC GTTCTGATCCATGTGCCCACGGTCATGATTGCCAGCACACTTGTGTTAACAGTGATGACTCATACATCTGTAAATGTCGAGTGGGATATGTATTGAATCCAGATAAGAAAACATGCTCAC GTTCAGATACATGTCCCCAGGGACATGACTGCCAGCACATTTGTTTCAGCACTGGTGATTCATACATGTGCAAATGTAAAATGGGATACACATTGAATCCAGACCAGAAAACATGCTCAC GGTTGGACTTTTGTGCAAAAGGACATGATTGCCAGCACATTTGTGTCCACAGTGACGATTCGTATCTCTGTGAATGTCACGTGGGATATGTTTTGAATGCAGACCAGAAAACATGCTCAC GTTCCAGTTCAGATGCGTGTGCCCAGGGACACGACTGCCAGCACATATGTGTTAATAATGGGAATTCATACATCTGCAAATGTCGAGTGGGATATGTGCTGAACGTGGATCAGAAAACTTGCTCAC AGGAAATGAGGAGTGAAATAACCGAGGATGCCTGCATGTGTGAAGCTCAGATTGTGTTCCAGAAAAAAGTACAGTCAACCATTCAGGAGCTGAGCAGAAAG CTCGATGAACTCTCAGACAAAGTGAATCAGATTGAAAGCCACCAGCAATATTAA
- the LOC101468020 gene encoding uncharacterized protein LOC101468020 isoform X1, whose product MASLMWGLVCVIGVVLAPGSLGTFSQPRSHITPPIPRVSPQVPPKFYGRLDDNRSTVQTSDEALNDEKFHQHQADDFTVQGVQEQRKARADAGTYSTSQPLQKSPKLLSPLQDKAAPLGSWKPAGDSRGSIRTNAATRTNCRNRPIDLVFIIDSSRSVRPAEFEKAKEFLVDMVDSLAIGSDATRVGLVNYASTVQIEFLLNTYSDKSHVKQALARVEPLASGTMTGMAIKTAMDKAFTMEAGARAGSASIAKVAIIVTDGRPQDKVEEVSASARAAGIEIYAVGVDRADVASLRLMASQPYDDHVFYVETYGVIEKLTSKFRETLCGLEPCAQGHNCQHICVNSGDSYNCKCRPGYILNLDMKTCSRSDPCARGNDCQHICINSDDSYTCKCRVGYVLNADQKTCSRSDPCAHGHDCQHTCVNSDDSYICKCRVGYVLNPDKKTCSRSDTCPQGHDCQHICFSTGDSYMCKCKMGYTLNPDQKTCSRLDFCAKGHDCQHICVHSDDSYLCECHVGYVLNADQKTCSRSSSDACAQGHDCQHICVNNGNSYICKCRVGYVLNVDQKTCSRSDACAQGHDCQHICINNGVSYTCKCREGYVLNTDQKTCSQEMRSEITEDACMCEAQIVFQKKVQSTIQELSRKLDELSDKVNQIESHQQY is encoded by the exons ATGGCTTCATTAATGTGGGGACTGGTCTGCGTTATCGGCGTTGTCCTGGCACCGGGATCTTTAGGCACTTTCTCACAGCCCCGGTCGCACATTACGCCCCCAATTCCACGAGTGTCCCCGCAGGTCCCCCCGAAGTTCTATGGGCGCCTCGACGATAACAGATCTACTGTCCAAACCTCCGACGAAGCACTAAATGACGAAAAATTTCACCAGCACCAGGCGGATGATTTTACCGTCCAAGGAGTCCAGGAGCAGCGGAAGGCGCGAGCAG ATGCTGGCACATATTCCACGTCTCAGCCACTACAAAAAAGTCCAAAGCTGCTTTCACCGCTGCAAGACAAAGCTGCACCACTTGGATCCTGGAAGCCTGCTGGAGACTCCAGAGGATCCATCAGAACTAATGCAG caaCAAGAACCAACTGCAGAAATCGACCAATAGATCTGGTTTTCATCATTGACAGCTCCCGCAGTGTACGTCCTGCTGAGTTTGAAAAAGCCAAGGAGTTCCTGGTGGACATGGTGGACAGTTTGGCCATTGGCTCTGATGCCACTCGAGTAGGCCTCGTCAATTATGCCAGCACCGTGCAAATCGAGTTTCTGCTGAACACATATTCTGACAAGTCCCATGTGAAGCAGGCACTGGCCCGTGTTGAGCCCCTTGCTTCAGGCACCATGACAGGGATGGCCATTAAGACGGCCATGGACAAAGCTTTCACCATGGAGGCAGGAGCCCGAGCTGGCTCTGCAAGCATCGCCAAGGTGGCCATCATAGTGACAGATGGGAGGCCCCAGGACAAGGTGGAGGAAGTGTCAGCATCAGCACGAGCAGCAGGAATCGAGATCTACGCTGTGGGAGTAGACAGAGCTGATGTGGCGTCCCTCCGACTCATGGCCAGCCAACCTTATGATGACCATGTCTTCTATGTGGAGACTTATGGTGTCATAGAGAAGCTCACTTCCAAATTTAGGGAAACTTTGTGTG GTTTGGAGCCATGTGCTCAGGGACACAACTGCCAGCATATTTGTGTCAACAGTGGCGACTCTTACAACTGTAAGTGTCGCCCGGGCTACATCCTTAACCTGGACATGAAAACATGCTCAC GTTCAGATCCATGTGCCCGGGGAAATGACTGCCAACACATTTGTATCAACAGTGATGACTCGTACACCTGCAAGTGTCGAGTTGGATATGTACTGAATGCGGACCAGAAAACATGCTCAC GTTCTGATCCATGTGCCCACGGTCATGATTGCCAGCACACTTGTGTTAACAGTGATGACTCATACATCTGTAAATGTCGAGTGGGATATGTATTGAATCCAGATAAGAAAACATGCTCAC GTTCAGATACATGTCCCCAGGGACATGACTGCCAGCACATTTGTTTCAGCACTGGTGATTCATACATGTGCAAATGTAAAATGGGATACACATTGAATCCAGACCAGAAAACATGCTCAC GGTTGGACTTTTGTGCAAAAGGACATGATTGCCAGCACATTTGTGTCCACAGTGACGATTCGTATCTCTGTGAATGTCACGTGGGATATGTTTTGAATGCAGACCAGAAAACATGCTCAC GTTCCAGTTCAGATGCGTGTGCCCAGGGACACGACTGCCAGCACATATGTGTTAATAATGGGAATTCATACATCTGCAAATGTCGAGTGGGATATGTGCTGAACGTGGATCAGAAAACTTGCTCAC GTTCAGATGCTTGCGCTCAGGGACATGACTGCCAGCATATTTGTATCAACAACGGTGTTTCTTACACATGCAAGTGTCGAGAAGGATATGTGTTGAATACAGACCAGAAAACATGTTCCC AGGAAATGAGGAGTGAAATAACCGAGGATGCCTGCATGTGTGAAGCTCAGATTGTGTTCCAGAAAAAAGTACAGTCAACCATTCAGGAGCTGAGCAGAAAG CTCGATGAACTCTCAGACAAAGTGAATCAGATTGAAAGCCACCAGCAATATTAA
- the LOC101468020 gene encoding uncharacterized protein LOC101468020 isoform X3 — protein sequence MASLMWGLVCVIGVVLAPGSLGTFSQPRSHITPPIPRVSPQVPPKFYGRLDDNRSTVQTSDEALNDEKFHQHQADDFTVQGVQEQRKARADAGTYSTSQPLQKSPKLLSPLQDKAAPLGSWKPAGDSRGSIRTNAATRTNCRNRPIDLVFIIDSSRSVRPAEFEKAKEFLVDMVDSLAIGSDATRVGLVNYASTVQIEFLLNTYSDKSHVKQALARVEPLASGTMTGMAIKTAMDKAFTMEAGARAGSASIAKVAIIVTDGRPQDKVEEVSASARAAGIEIYAVGVDRADVASLRLMASQPYDDHVFYVETYGVIEKLTSKFRETLCGLEPCAQGHNCQHICVNSGDSYNCKCRPGYILNLDMKTCSRSDPCARGNDCQHICINSDDSYTCKCRVGYVLNADQKTCSRSSSDACAQGHDCQHICVNNGNSYICKCRVGYVLNVDQKTCSRSDACAQGHDCQHICINNGVSYTCKCREGYVLNTDQKTCSQEMRSEITEDACMCEAQIVFQKKVQSTIQELSRKLDELSDKVNQIESHQQY from the exons ATGGCTTCATTAATGTGGGGACTGGTCTGCGTTATCGGCGTTGTCCTGGCACCGGGATCTTTAGGCACTTTCTCACAGCCCCGGTCGCACATTACGCCCCCAATTCCACGAGTGTCCCCGCAGGTCCCCCCGAAGTTCTATGGGCGCCTCGACGATAACAGATCTACTGTCCAAACCTCCGACGAAGCACTAAATGACGAAAAATTTCACCAGCACCAGGCGGATGATTTTACCGTCCAAGGAGTCCAGGAGCAGCGGAAGGCGCGAGCAG ATGCTGGCACATATTCCACGTCTCAGCCACTACAAAAAAGTCCAAAGCTGCTTTCACCGCTGCAAGACAAAGCTGCACCACTTGGATCCTGGAAGCCTGCTGGAGACTCCAGAGGATCCATCAGAACTAATGCAG caaCAAGAACCAACTGCAGAAATCGACCAATAGATCTGGTTTTCATCATTGACAGCTCCCGCAGTGTACGTCCTGCTGAGTTTGAAAAAGCCAAGGAGTTCCTGGTGGACATGGTGGACAGTTTGGCCATTGGCTCTGATGCCACTCGAGTAGGCCTCGTCAATTATGCCAGCACCGTGCAAATCGAGTTTCTGCTGAACACATATTCTGACAAGTCCCATGTGAAGCAGGCACTGGCCCGTGTTGAGCCCCTTGCTTCAGGCACCATGACAGGGATGGCCATTAAGACGGCCATGGACAAAGCTTTCACCATGGAGGCAGGAGCCCGAGCTGGCTCTGCAAGCATCGCCAAGGTGGCCATCATAGTGACAGATGGGAGGCCCCAGGACAAGGTGGAGGAAGTGTCAGCATCAGCACGAGCAGCAGGAATCGAGATCTACGCTGTGGGAGTAGACAGAGCTGATGTGGCGTCCCTCCGACTCATGGCCAGCCAACCTTATGATGACCATGTCTTCTATGTGGAGACTTATGGTGTCATAGAGAAGCTCACTTCCAAATTTAGGGAAACTTTGTGTG GTTTGGAGCCATGTGCTCAGGGACACAACTGCCAGCATATTTGTGTCAACAGTGGCGACTCTTACAACTGTAAGTGTCGCCCGGGCTACATCCTTAACCTGGACATGAAAACATGCTCAC GTTCAGATCCATGTGCCCGGGGAAATGACTGCCAACACATTTGTATCAACAGTGATGACTCGTACACCTGCAAGTGTCGAGTTGGATATGTACTGAATGCGGACCAGAAAACATGCTCAC GTTCCAGTTCAGATGCGTGTGCCCAGGGACACGACTGCCAGCACATATGTGTTAATAATGGGAATTCATACATCTGCAAATGTCGAGTGGGATATGTGCTGAACGTGGATCAGAAAACTTGCTCAC GTTCAGATGCTTGCGCTCAGGGACATGACTGCCAGCATATTTGTATCAACAACGGTGTTTCTTACACATGCAAGTGTCGAGAAGGATATGTGTTGAATACAGACCAGAAAACATGTTCCC AGGAAATGAGGAGTGAAATAACCGAGGATGCCTGCATGTGTGAAGCTCAGATTGTGTTCCAGAAAAAAGTACAGTCAACCATTCAGGAGCTGAGCAGAAAG CTCGATGAACTCTCAGACAAAGTGAATCAGATTGAAAGCCACCAGCAATATTAA